From Alienimonas californiensis, a single genomic window includes:
- a CDS encoding ABC-2 transporter permease — translation MFPAFAPGSRFFGDVLPTLAQAGVEASDWGVGGNSPKGWWTVAAVFAALLIGGFVFRRTTRAGVLAAATAKEAVRQPVFLLSAALAVALLVVNTFLPFFSLGEDVKMLKDTGLATMLIVGLLVAVWTASTTIHDEIEGRTAMTLLSKPINRRQFVLGKYLGILQAVGLLTIVVGGIFLGLVYYKVIYDSRESQEKMDYTEWVQPEQIGVEWVPGLTGKELRIPNREAVLSTFEVVPALMLVFLEIAVLTAISVAISCRLPMVVNLSVCFTVFIIGHLTGVLVLWKGDGGTLVEGVRFIAGLIATVLPALPAYSSEAAIAREALVPPEYLGWAALYTLCYSTAAILVAFLLFEDRDLA, via the coding sequence GTGTTCCCAGCGTTCGCCCCTGGCTCCCGGTTCTTTGGTGACGTCCTGCCGACGCTGGCCCAGGCCGGCGTGGAGGCGTCCGATTGGGGCGTGGGGGGGAACTCGCCGAAGGGGTGGTGGACGGTCGCGGCGGTCTTCGCGGCGCTGCTGATCGGCGGGTTCGTCTTCCGCCGCACGACCCGGGCCGGGGTGTTAGCCGCGGCGACGGCCAAGGAAGCCGTCCGCCAGCCGGTGTTCCTGCTCAGCGCCGCGTTGGCCGTGGCGCTGCTGGTGGTCAACACCTTCCTGCCGTTCTTCAGCCTCGGCGAGGACGTGAAGATGCTGAAGGACACCGGCCTGGCCACGATGCTGATCGTCGGCCTGCTGGTGGCGGTCTGGACCGCGAGCACCACGATCCACGACGAGATCGAGGGCCGCACCGCAATGACGCTGCTCTCCAAGCCGATCAACCGGCGGCAGTTCGTGCTGGGCAAGTACCTCGGCATTTTGCAGGCGGTCGGCCTGCTGACGATCGTCGTCGGCGGGATCTTCCTGGGGCTGGTCTACTACAAGGTGATCTACGACTCGCGGGAGAGTCAGGAGAAGATGGACTACACGGAGTGGGTCCAGCCGGAGCAGATCGGCGTCGAGTGGGTTCCCGGGCTGACCGGCAAGGAACTGCGGATTCCGAACCGCGAGGCCGTGCTGTCCACCTTCGAGGTCGTCCCGGCGTTGATGTTGGTGTTCCTGGAGATCGCCGTGCTGACGGCGATCAGCGTGGCGATCAGTTGCCGGCTGCCGATGGTCGTGAACCTCAGCGTCTGTTTCACCGTGTTCATCATCGGGCACCTGACCGGGGTGCTGGTGCTCTGGAAGGGGGACGGCGGGACGCTGGTGGAGGGCGTGCGGTTCATCGCCGGCCTGATCGCCACCGTGCTGCCCGCCCTGCCGGCCTACAGCAGCGAGGCGGCGATCGCCCGGGAGGCGCTGGTCCCGCCGGAGTACCTCGGTTGGGCGGCCCTGTACACGCTCTGCTACAGCACGGCGGCGATCCTCGTGGCGTTCCTGCTGTTCGAAGACCGCGACCTGGCGTGA
- a CDS encoding DUF1501 domain-containing protein → MLNLLGDGAAHDCDGSTRRDFLTVGALSALGLSLADMAAAAEAGAVKPGHEDKACILIFNLGAPSAQDCFDPKPDAPKEIRGPFKAVSTKGDFLLSEILPEHAKLADRFSMVRSCHHTAPAVHDTGLQMMQTGRLFTGGVNSPHAGSVLSYLRGRKSDLPASVILPERMGAVGGNLPNGQDAGFLGRGHDPFILNADPSQPNFKVPDLLPPASISDARLERRRKLRSIVEGHAAAFESSDQARLMDSNFESAYRLITSPQARGAFDLNQEPDSVRDRYGRNRFGASLLLARRLIEAGVRFVTVNTFLTVFNEITWDIHGTNPFTSIEGMRDVVAPMYDQAYSALMTDLIDRGMLDDTLVCNLAEFGRTPRVNPAGGRDHWPQCWTMYFAGGGVQGGRAVGASDEIGAYPAERPTTPADVVGTIFHSLGLDLHTELPGPAGRPFPLVDFGTKPLYELFA, encoded by the coding sequence ATGTTGAATCTGCTCGGCGACGGCGCCGCCCACGACTGCGACGGGTCCACCCGCCGCGACTTCCTGACCGTCGGCGCCCTGTCCGCGTTGGGCCTGAGCCTCGCCGACATGGCCGCCGCCGCCGAGGCCGGCGCCGTCAAACCGGGGCACGAGGACAAGGCCTGCATCCTCATCTTCAACCTCGGCGCCCCCAGCGCCCAGGACTGCTTCGACCCCAAGCCGGACGCCCCCAAAGAGATCCGCGGTCCCTTCAAGGCGGTGTCCACAAAGGGCGACTTCCTGCTCTCGGAGATCCTGCCGGAGCACGCCAAGCTGGCGGACCGCTTCAGCATGGTGCGGAGCTGCCACCACACCGCACCGGCCGTCCACGACACCGGCCTGCAGATGATGCAGACCGGCCGCCTGTTCACCGGCGGGGTGAACAGCCCCCACGCCGGCAGCGTGCTGAGCTACCTCCGCGGCCGCAAAAGCGATCTGCCGGCCAGCGTGATTCTGCCGGAACGGATGGGGGCCGTCGGCGGGAACCTGCCGAACGGTCAGGACGCCGGCTTCCTCGGCCGCGGCCACGACCCGTTCATCCTCAACGCCGACCCCTCCCAGCCGAACTTCAAGGTCCCTGACCTGCTTCCCCCGGCGAGCATCAGCGACGCCCGGCTGGAGCGCCGCCGCAAGCTGCGGAGCATCGTCGAAGGCCACGCCGCCGCGTTCGAGAGCAGCGACCAGGCGCGGCTGATGGACTCGAACTTCGAGAGCGCCTACCGCCTCATCACCAGCCCGCAGGCGCGGGGGGCGTTCGATCTGAACCAGGAACCGGACTCCGTCCGCGACCGTTACGGCCGCAACCGCTTCGGGGCCAGCCTGCTGCTCGCCCGCCGGCTGATCGAGGCCGGGGTGCGGTTCGTCACGGTGAACACCTTCCTGACGGTGTTCAACGAGATCACCTGGGACATCCACGGCACCAACCCGTTCACGTCCATCGAAGGGATGCGCGACGTCGTCGCCCCGATGTACGACCAGGCGTATTCCGCCCTGATGACGGACCTGATCGACCGCGGGATGCTGGACGACACGCTGGTCTGCAATCTGGCGGAGTTCGGCCGCACGCCGCGGGTGAACCCCGCCGGCGGCCGCGATCACTGGCCGCAGTGCTGGACGATGTATTTCGCCGGCGGCGGCGTGCAGGGCGGCCGGGCCGTCGGCGCCAGCGATGAGATCGGCGCCTACCCCGCCGAGCGGCCGACGACCCCCGCGGACGTCGTCGGCACGATCTTCCACAGCCTCGGGCTGGACCTGCACACGGAGCTGCCCGGCCCCGCCGGCCGGCCGTTCCCGCTGGTCGATTTCGGCACGAAACCGCTCTACGAGCTGTTCGCCTAA
- a CDS encoding ABC transporter ATP-binding protein, protein MPAHASLRRAFPRREYFRGRSLGSALWGLAATLLLCGVLLALYLVADLLFSGGAVHASGDELAELLVLTGEADRDEDGVVLIPEGYRMTEGDRGIAHAVWMNRDGVLGPGLAALYRGVPALRSNLSALATLIGVAVLLGLLRSFCLSMARLAAARAAGGAVTRLRRALHRQALRLGPSDLTEEGSREVLGLFTEDGEALRQGLQDGIQRLGRYPIKIVVLTLFALLVSPLTTLQIALPLLACWWLLRRQAVGVKAARLVAGHRSDRALRLLAEGLTKARVVRGYGMEEFESDRFNTHLGRYQSDLAAANRKARLSRGLARAALVVAGAVVLAILGTKVLNTGGSFTPAHAMLLLGIAGCLLRPLNELADLHRDRHSAAVAADRIYRYLNRVPEVGQAVGAKFLQPLSRTLDFEDVHYTDPRGRKLLDGVSAAIPAGSVTAIAAPDLLEAKALVSLPPRFLEPQRGRVKYDGEDIAWVTLESLRAETVYVGGGDPCFTGTVRENLTGGDPEVPLSKVIDAAKTAHVHNFVQRFPQGYETVLGEFGETLTPGQLFRLGLARAVLRDPAVLIVEEPTEGLDEDSKVQLDDTFARVFPGRTVLLLPGRMTTLRRADRVILLHRGRVEAVGPREELVQKVPLYRHWEYVRFNHFRHETAPQPAGPQSGPGNGRPSAGTATLAGTTA, encoded by the coding sequence GTGCCCGCCCACGCCTCCCTCCGCCGCGCCTTCCCCCGCCGCGAGTACTTCCGCGGCCGATCGCTGGGCAGCGCGCTGTGGGGGCTCGCCGCCACGCTGCTGCTGTGCGGGGTGCTGCTCGCCCTGTATCTGGTCGCGGACCTGCTGTTCTCCGGCGGGGCGGTGCACGCCTCGGGGGACGAACTGGCGGAGTTGCTCGTCCTCACCGGCGAAGCCGACCGGGACGAAGACGGCGTCGTGCTGATCCCCGAGGGCTACCGCATGACCGAGGGCGACCGCGGCATCGCCCACGCGGTCTGGATGAACCGCGACGGCGTGCTCGGCCCCGGCCTGGCGGCGCTGTACCGCGGCGTGCCGGCGCTGCGGTCGAACCTGTCCGCCCTCGCCACGCTGATCGGCGTCGCCGTGCTGCTGGGGTTGTTGCGCAGCTTCTGCCTGTCCATGGCCCGGCTGGCGGCCGCCCGGGCCGCCGGCGGCGCGGTCACCCGGCTGCGGCGGGCCCTGCACCGGCAGGCGTTGCGGCTGGGCCCCAGCGACCTGACCGAAGAGGGCTCGAGGGAGGTGCTCGGCCTGTTCACCGAGGACGGCGAAGCCCTCCGCCAAGGCTTGCAGGACGGCATCCAGCGGCTGGGTCGCTACCCGATCAAGATCGTCGTCCTCACGCTGTTCGCCCTGCTGGTCAGCCCGCTGACCACCCTCCAGATCGCCCTGCCCCTGCTGGCCTGCTGGTGGCTGCTCCGCCGGCAGGCGGTCGGGGTGAAGGCCGCCCGGCTGGTCGCCGGCCACCGCAGCGACCGGGCGCTGCGGCTGCTCGCCGAGGGCCTCACCAAGGCCCGCGTCGTGCGGGGCTACGGGATGGAGGAGTTCGAAAGCGACCGCTTCAACACCCACCTGGGCCGGTATCAGTCCGACCTCGCCGCCGCGAACCGCAAGGCCCGGCTCTCCCGCGGGCTGGCCCGGGCGGCGCTGGTCGTCGCCGGGGCCGTCGTGCTGGCGATCCTGGGCACGAAGGTGCTGAACACCGGCGGCTCCTTCACCCCGGCCCATGCCATGTTGCTGCTGGGCATCGCCGGCTGTTTGCTGCGGCCGCTCAACGAACTGGCCGACCTGCACCGGGACCGCCACTCCGCCGCCGTCGCCGCGGACCGCATCTACCGCTACCTGAACCGCGTGCCGGAGGTCGGGCAGGCGGTGGGGGCGAAGTTCCTGCAACCGCTCTCGCGGACGCTGGACTTCGAAGACGTCCACTACACCGATCCCCGCGGCCGCAAGCTGCTGGACGGCGTCAGCGCCGCGATCCCGGCCGGCTCCGTCACCGCGATCGCCGCCCCGGACCTACTGGAGGCCAAAGCTCTCGTCAGCCTGCCCCCGCGGTTCCTCGAACCGCAGCGGGGCCGGGTGAAGTACGACGGCGAGGATATCGCCTGGGTCACCCTCGAAAGCCTGCGGGCTGAAACGGTGTACGTCGGCGGGGGCGACCCCTGCTTCACCGGCACCGTGCGGGAGAACCTGACCGGCGGCGACCCGGAGGTGCCGCTCTCGAAGGTGATCGACGCCGCCAAGACGGCCCACGTGCACAACTTCGTCCAACGCTTCCCGCAGGGCTACGAAACGGTCCTCGGGGAGTTCGGGGAGACATTGACTCCCGGACAACTCTTTCGACTGGGCTTGGCCCGGGCGGTGCTCCGCGATCCGGCGGTGCTGATCGTGGAGGAGCCGACCGAGGGGCTGGACGAGGACAGCAAGGTCCAACTGGACGACACCTTCGCCCGCGTGTTCCCCGGTCGCACGGTGCTGCTGCTCCCGGGTCGGATGACGACGCTCCGCCGGGCCGACCGCGTGATCCTGCTGCACCGCGGCCGGGTGGAAGCCGTCGGGCCGCGGGAGGAACTGGTCCAGAAGGTGCCGCTGTACCGGCACTGGGAGTACGTGCGGTTCAACCACTTCCGGCACGAGACCGCCCCGCAGCCGGCCGGACCGCAATCCGGCCCCGGCAACGGCCGGCCCTCCGCCGGCACGGCGACGCTGGCCGGGACCACGGCGTGA
- a CDS encoding c-type cytochrome domain-containing protein: MPAARFAAVALLVLVPAAWAPVACAAEGEAQGPDFDREIRPLLTKYCAGCHNAGESSGEFAVHDHSSLMRGGYEGAVIAPGDAAESRLFGLLDGSKGELMPPEDEPRPTAEEVVLLRAWINAGAVGGGDLPTLVVPEVKVTAETVREPVHALAVSPDGKTVAVGRYGRVELRDAGGEKPVRTLTGVPGHVHSLHWLEDEKVLAAAGEPGLGGAVVVWDTNEFSESGDAPAYVLRGHADAILAAALSPDRSSPEGRTLATGGYDKVVRLWDPATGLEKAVLAGHNGPVFGVAFHPTLPLLATASDDRTIKLWDAGSGELKDTLTEPAGAQLCVAFTPDGAHLLAAGGDRTLRAWELTGEGRQGTTKVRLSQFVHRGPVLSLSFTPTGQLVTAAEDATVKLWDRPADMKEGFSQVGPAIELPDWPAAVAVRAERAEGNAVRALVGLLDGTVRRVSFEPREPGDAPPAGDGEAGGAGEQIAVMQDAPGREAEPNDDPADATPMAPASVFGVIDEPGDEDLYRFAAAPGSEWVLECVAQTEGGKPGSAPTDPLLEILRPDGEPVMRVKLQATRASVINFRPIDSKRSNDTRLDFWEEMELNEYLYMNGEVVKFFQAPKGPDSGWVFYERPGNSHRLNYFGTSATAHALFEPVYTVAPHSPDADLPDNGLPVFEMNYANDDDPQRELGDAARIHFTAPAVGSSQASARGEYLVRVRDVRGEGGPDYAYKLTLREPAPGFTASVEPPANKGLTVPAGSGVKFDVRLDRHDGWDGPVKVTIDGLPDGFSTGGPLEIQSGHYEVAGALRVAADAETPTEEQWKAVSVTATGIVDGAERTQELGPLGPLTVGPPPKFTIRLEPDSGSRLDAAGNLVLRPGETITAQLVMDRRPGGSPKEGEEADAFGGEQKFDLFGMAHGVIVDNIGLSGVLIRKGETQRQIFLTAADWDPPSVRPVFARSTGEGGQCSNVVWVRVAKPGEAVAQAP; this comes from the coding sequence ATGCCCGCCGCTCGTTTCGCCGCCGTCGCCCTGCTGGTTCTCGTCCCGGCCGCCTGGGCGCCGGTTGCCTGCGCTGCGGAAGGAGAGGCGCAGGGCCCGGACTTCGATCGGGAGATCCGCCCGCTGCTGACGAAGTATTGCGCGGGCTGTCACAACGCCGGGGAGAGCAGCGGCGAGTTCGCGGTGCACGATCACTCCTCGCTGATGCGGGGCGGGTACGAGGGCGCCGTGATCGCGCCGGGCGACGCCGCGGAGAGTCGGTTGTTCGGCCTGCTGGATGGTTCGAAGGGCGAACTGATGCCGCCCGAGGACGAACCGCGGCCGACGGCGGAGGAGGTCGTGCTGCTGCGGGCCTGGATCAACGCCGGCGCCGTCGGGGGCGGCGACCTGCCGACGCTGGTCGTGCCGGAGGTGAAGGTCACCGCGGAGACGGTCCGCGAGCCGGTGCACGCCCTCGCCGTCAGTCCGGACGGGAAGACGGTCGCGGTGGGCCGCTACGGCCGGGTCGAACTGCGGGACGCCGGCGGGGAGAAGCCCGTGCGCACCCTGACCGGCGTGCCGGGGCACGTGCATTCGCTCCACTGGCTCGAGGACGAAAAGGTCCTCGCCGCGGCCGGGGAGCCGGGGTTGGGCGGGGCGGTGGTCGTCTGGGACACGAACGAATTCAGCGAGAGCGGCGACGCCCCGGCCTACGTGCTGCGGGGTCACGCCGACGCGATCCTCGCCGCGGCCCTCTCCCCGGACCGGTCCTCCCCCGAGGGCCGCACGCTCGCCACCGGCGGATACGACAAGGTCGTGCGGCTGTGGGACCCGGCGACGGGGTTGGAGAAGGCCGTCTTGGCGGGGCACAACGGCCCGGTCTTCGGCGTGGCCTTTCACCCGACCTTGCCGCTGCTGGCGACCGCCTCGGACGACCGCACGATCAAGCTGTGGGACGCCGGTTCGGGCGAACTGAAGGACACCCTCACGGAGCCGGCCGGGGCGCAGTTGTGCGTGGCCTTCACGCCGGATGGGGCGCACCTGCTCGCCGCCGGCGGCGACCGCACGCTGCGGGCGTGGGAGCTGACCGGCGAGGGCCGGCAGGGCACCACCAAGGTTCGGCTGAGCCAGTTCGTGCACCGCGGGCCGGTGCTGTCGCTGAGCTTCACCCCAACGGGGCAGTTGGTGACGGCGGCCGAGGACGCGACCGTCAAACTGTGGGACCGCCCGGCGGACATGAAGGAGGGTTTTTCGCAGGTCGGCCCGGCGATCGAACTGCCGGACTGGCCGGCGGCGGTCGCGGTGCGGGCGGAGCGGGCCGAAGGGAACGCTGTGCGGGCCCTCGTCGGGTTGTTGGACGGAACGGTGCGACGGGTCTCCTTCGAGCCGCGCGAACCGGGGGACGCGCCGCCTGCCGGCGACGGCGAAGCGGGGGGGGCGGGTGAGCAAATCGCGGTGATGCAGGACGCTCCCGGGCGGGAGGCGGAGCCGAACGACGACCCGGCCGACGCCACGCCGATGGCGCCCGCGTCGGTGTTCGGGGTGATCGACGAACCGGGCGACGAAGACCTGTACCGCTTCGCCGCCGCCCCGGGTTCGGAGTGGGTATTGGAGTGCGTCGCCCAGACCGAGGGCGGCAAACCGGGCTCCGCCCCGACCGATCCGCTGCTGGAGATCCTGCGGCCGGACGGCGAGCCCGTGATGCGGGTCAAACTGCAGGCGACCCGGGCGAGCGTGATCAACTTCCGCCCGATCGACTCCAAGCGGTCCAACGACACCCGGCTGGACTTCTGGGAGGAGATGGAACTGAACGAGTACCTCTACATGAACGGCGAGGTGGTGAAGTTCTTCCAGGCGCCCAAGGGCCCGGACAGCGGCTGGGTGTTCTACGAGCGCCCCGGCAACAGCCACCGCTTGAACTACTTCGGCACCAGCGCCACGGCCCACGCGCTGTTCGAGCCGGTCTACACCGTCGCCCCGCATTCTCCGGACGCCGACCTGCCGGACAACGGGCTGCCGGTGTTCGAAATGAACTACGCCAACGACGACGACCCGCAGCGGGAACTGGGCGACGCCGCCCGCATCCACTTCACGGCCCCGGCGGTGGGATCGTCGCAGGCGTCGGCCCGCGGGGAGTACCTCGTGCGGGTGCGGGACGTCCGCGGCGAGGGCGGGCCGGACTACGCCTACAAGCTGACCCTGCGGGAGCCGGCGCCCGGCTTCACGGCGTCGGTCGAACCGCCGGCGAACAAGGGGCTGACGGTCCCCGCCGGCAGCGGGGTGAAGTTCGACGTGCGGCTCGACCGCCACGACGGCTGGGACGGGCCAGTCAAAGTGACGATCGACGGTCTGCCGGACGGCTTCTCCACCGGCGGGCCGCTGGAGATTCAATCCGGGCACTACGAGGTCGCCGGCGCCCTGCGGGTCGCCGCCGACGCCGAAACGCCGACCGAGGAGCAGTGGAAGGCGGTCTCCGTGACCGCGACCGGCATCGTGGACGGGGCAGAACGCACGCAGGAGCTTGGCCCCCTCGGCCCGCTGACGGTCGGCCCGCCGCCGAAGTTCACCATTCGCCTGGAACCCGATTCCGGTTCGCGCCTCGACGCCGCCGGGAATCTCGTGCTCCGCCCCGGCGAGACGATCACCGCCCAACTGGTGATGGACCGCCGGCCCGGCGGCTCCCCGAAAGAGGGCGAGGAGGCCGACGCCTTCGGGGGCGAGCAGAAGTTCGACCTGTTCGGGATGGCCCACGGCGTGATCGTGGACAACATCGGCCTGTCGGGCGTGCTGATCCGCAAGGGGGAAACCCAACGGCAGATCTTCCTCACCGCCGCCGACTGGGACCCGCCGAGCGTGCGGCCGGTGTTCGCCCGCAGCACAGGGGAGGGCGGGCAGTGCAGCAACGTGGTTTGGGTGCGGGTGGCGAAACCGGGCGAAGCGGTCGCGCAGGCCCCGTGA
- the rpsJ gene encoding 30S ribosomal protein S10: MAGTGQERIRIRMEAYEHSTLDASASDIVDTAKRTGARVHGPIPLPTRIERYTVLRGPHVDKKSREQFEIRTHKRLIDILQPTGKTIDALNKLSLPAGVDIKIKASVGG; the protein is encoded by the coding sequence ATGGCCGGGACAGGTCAAGAACGCATTCGGATTCGGATGGAGGCTTACGAGCACTCCACGTTGGACGCCAGTGCGTCCGACATCGTCGATACGGCGAAACGAACCGGGGCCCGCGTTCACGGACCGATCCCGCTCCCGACCCGGATTGAGCGGTACACCGTGCTGCGTGGCCCTCACGTGGACAAAAAGAGCCGCGAGCAGTTCGAGATTCGCACCCACAAACGCCTGATCGACATTCTCCAGCCGACCGGCAAGACGATCGACGCTCTGAACAAGCTGTCGCTCCCTGCCGGCGTGGATATCAAGATCAAGGCCAGCGTCGGGGGCTGA
- a CDS encoding HD domain-containing protein — MSQPASAEDAGLDPYPGLLIRAARYAALAHAGQTRKDSAEPYVTHPLAVMTLLCRAGWAEDDELLAAAALHDVLEDTEVTPEELAETFPPRVCALVEALSEHKRDERGEKLPWEYRKAEHRARLTAAEEAARALALADKLHNLRCLEEDVTPDRVDPWARFNAPRQRWIEVTRETIEALRCGRTATLADACLAALDGMGTATGSESAP; from the coding sequence GTGAGCCAGCCGGCATCCGCTGAGGACGCCGGGCTCGATCCGTACCCGGGTCTGCTGATCCGGGCGGCCCGCTACGCCGCCCTCGCCCACGCCGGGCAGACGCGCAAAGACTCCGCCGAGCCGTACGTCACCCACCCGCTGGCGGTGATGACGCTGCTCTGCCGGGCGGGCTGGGCGGAGGACGACGAACTGCTCGCCGCCGCCGCCCTGCACGACGTACTCGAAGACACCGAGGTCACGCCGGAGGAACTGGCGGAGACCTTCCCCCCGCGGGTCTGCGCGCTGGTGGAGGCCCTGTCCGAGCACAAGCGGGACGAGCGCGGCGAAAAATTGCCGTGGGAGTACCGCAAGGCGGAGCACCGCGCCCGCCTCACCGCCGCCGAGGAGGCCGCCCGGGCGCTGGCCCTGGCCGACAAGCTGCACAACCTCCGCTGCCTGGAGGAAGACGTCACGCCGGACCGCGTCGACCCCTGGGCCCGGTTCAACGCCCCCCGCCAGCGGTGGATCGAGGTGACGCGGGAGACGATCGAGGCGCTACGCTGCGGACGAACCGCGACGCTGGCGGACGCCTGTCTCGCTGCGCTCGATGGCATGGGAACCGCCACCGGCAGCGAGTCGGCTCCCTGA
- a CDS encoding DUF1553 domain-containing protein: MTPLLLAAVLLAAPAEATDAPGAGLAALPATVSLTGPADFQTLLLQTRQADGALGAPAAGAAWTSSDEAVVVVRDGRAVPTGNGQATLTATVGGQQKAVAVTVTEFDQPHAWSFRNHVQSVLTKRGCNMGACHGAAAGKGGFLLSLRGYDPETDFFAITRGTRGRRIVPNDPARSLLLTKPTAAVPHKGGLRFEEGSDDYAALSEWIAAGAPAPSPHDARLERLEILPERVRLGVGDSQPLVVVAHFTDGRTEDVTRWAKFSAADATVATVSEEGVMTVIGPGEGPVVAWYLARNVVSTAVVPRAESPAEGVFAEAPQANLIDSFVLEKLSDLNLPPSPRCDDATYLRRACLDVAGRLPTPEEVRAFLADDAPDKRERLVDELLASPEYVDYWTHKWSDLLLVSGDRLRPQAVESFYGWIRERVEENAGWDEFARGVVTAQGSAFDNGAANFFALHQDPEIMAETTSAAFLGMSIACAKCHDHPLEKWTNDQYYAFANLFGRVRGKGWGGDYRNGDGDRTIFVADEGDLIQPRTGEPQPPAPLDGEPLPPDYAGDRREALADWLVDPANPYFSRAIVNRVWENYMGVGLVDAVDDLRLTNPPSNPALMDALADYLVANDYDLKRLMRLILTSEAYQRSSVPEPGAESDVRYYSHFLPRRLKAEVLLDAFSSASGVPTTFKDRPEGTKAIQLKDSAVDSYFLDAFGRAERLQTCSCERTGMPSMKQVLHVMNGGTLNEKLAAADGRIAAGSASGRSDAELIEEAYLASVNRPPTEEEAAAVAAVLADTEGDDRRIALEDLYWGLLSSREFLFQH; this comes from the coding sequence ATGACGCCCCTGCTGCTCGCCGCCGTTCTGCTCGCCGCGCCCGCGGAGGCGACCGACGCCCCCGGCGCCGGCCTCGCCGCGCTGCCGGCGACCGTCTCCCTGACCGGCCCGGCGGACTTCCAAACGCTGCTCCTGCAGACCCGGCAGGCGGACGGCGCCCTCGGCGCCCCGGCGGCGGGCGCGGCGTGGACGAGTTCGGACGAGGCCGTCGTCGTGGTGCGGGACGGCCGGGCCGTGCCGACCGGCAACGGGCAGGCGACGCTCACTGCGACCGTCGGCGGTCAGCAGAAGGCCGTCGCCGTGACCGTGACGGAGTTCGATCAGCCGCACGCCTGGAGCTTCCGCAACCACGTCCAGAGCGTGCTGACGAAACGCGGCTGCAACATGGGCGCCTGCCACGGGGCGGCGGCGGGCAAGGGCGGGTTCCTGTTGAGCCTGCGGGGCTACGACCCGGAGACGGACTTCTTCGCGATCACCCGCGGCACCCGCGGTCGGCGGATCGTGCCGAACGACCCGGCCCGCTCCCTGCTGCTCACCAAGCCGACCGCCGCGGTGCCGCACAAGGGCGGGCTGCGGTTCGAGGAGGGCAGCGACGACTACGCGGCGCTGAGCGAATGGATCGCCGCCGGCGCCCCGGCCCCCTCCCCGCACGACGCCCGGTTGGAGCGGCTCGAAATCCTGCCGGAGCGCGTCCGGCTGGGCGTCGGCGACTCTCAGCCGCTGGTCGTCGTCGCCCACTTCACCGACGGCCGCACCGAGGACGTCACCCGCTGGGCGAAGTTCAGCGCCGCCGACGCCACCGTCGCCACGGTCTCCGAGGAGGGCGTGATGACCGTGATCGGCCCCGGCGAGGGGCCGGTGGTGGCGTGGTATCTGGCTCGGAACGTCGTCAGCACCGCGGTCGTGCCCCGGGCGGAGTCGCCGGCGGAGGGCGTGTTCGCGGAGGCCCCGCAGGCGAACCTCATCGACAGCTTCGTGCTGGAAAAGCTGAGCGATCTGAACCTGCCGCCCTCCCCCCGCTGCGACGACGCGACCTACCTGCGTCGGGCCTGCCTGGACGTCGCCGGCCGGCTGCCCACGCCGGAGGAGGTGCGGGCGTTCCTCGCCGACGACGCCCCGGACAAGCGGGAACGGCTGGTCGACGAACTGCTCGCCTCGCCGGAGTACGTCGATTACTGGACGCACAAATGGAGCGACCTGCTGCTGGTCAGCGGCGACCGCCTGCGGCCGCAGGCGGTCGAAAGCTTCTACGGCTGGATCCGCGAGCGGGTCGAGGAGAACGCCGGCTGGGATGAGTTCGCCCGCGGCGTGGTCACGGCCCAGGGCAGCGCCTTCGACAACGGCGCCGCCAACTTCTTCGCCCTGCATCAGGACCCGGAGATCATGGCGGAGACAACCTCCGCGGCGTTTCTGGGCATGTCGATCGCCTGCGCGAAGTGCCACGACCACCCGCTGGAGAAGTGGACCAACGACCAATATTACGCCTTCGCCAACCTGTTCGGCCGGGTGCGGGGCAAGGGCTGGGGCGGCGATTACCGCAACGGCGACGGCGACCGCACGATCTTCGTCGCCGACGAGGGCGACCTGATCCAGCCCCGCACCGGCGAACCGCAACCCCCCGCCCCGCTGGACGGCGAACCCCTGCCGCCGGATTACGCGGGCGACCGCCGCGAGGCCCTCGCCGACTGGCTGGTCGACCCGGCGAACCCGTACTTCAGCCGGGCGATCGTGAACCGCGTCTGGGAGAACTACATGGGCGTCGGTCTGGTCGACGCCGTGGACGACCTGCGGCTGACCAACCCGCCCAGCAATCCGGCCCTGATGGACGCCCTCGCCGATTATCTCGTGGCGAACGACTACGACCTGAAACGCCTGATGCGGTTGATTCTCACCAGCGAGGCCTACCAGCGCAGCAGCGTGCCGGAGCCGGGGGCGGAGAGCGACGTGCGGTACTACTCGCACTTCCTGCCCCGCCGCTTGAAGGCCGAGGTGTTGCTGGACGCCTTCAGCTCCGCCAGCGGCGTGCCCACGACGTTCAAGGATCGGCCGGAGGGGACGAAGGCGATCCAGCTGAAGGACAGCGCCGTCGACAGCTACTTCCTCGACGCCTTCGGCCGGGCCGAGCGCCTGCAAACGTGCAGTTGCGAACGTACGGGGATGCCCAGCATGAAGCAGGTTTTGCACGTCATGAACGGCGGCACCCTGAACGAAAAGCTCGCCGCCGCCGACGGACGGATCGCCGCCGGGTCGGCCTCCGGCCGCAGCGACGCGGAACTGATCGAGGAGGCCTACCTCGCCTCCGTGAACCGGCCACCCACCGAGGAGGAGGCCGCCGCCGTCGCCGCCGTGCTGGCCGACACCGAGGGCGACGACCGGCGGATCGCCCTGGAGGACCTGTATTGGGGGCTGCTCAGCAGTCGCGAGTTCCTGTTCCAGCACTGA